A portion of the Paenibacillus marchantiae genome contains these proteins:
- a CDS encoding methyl-accepting chemotaxis protein, whose amino-acid sequence MKLQGKLIMNAVVSLLLCLLLVAYIIIQLLSMNAKNQNLVPAMLKVTELNANQIQTEQALDVYSFSMTAGNQDNVARLLNEGKTMVKQLTEGLLETDEQLRLIQSIQTKLTALDTGATEAITAMNSSDAKRFSSRVKGIQNDIYILDEVTRDRYDQYTVNLEQDIQRTWQIALAGAIVLLVAVLLFNMYTSRKLARRIRSLKEAAGQIANGDLTQQLPETRGKDELDDLNRSFCLMTGNIRSIIQSIGAAGNRVDGMAQDIDRGNDTVQAIVQQVSRTTEELSIGSQKIAEDLSDTVMVVDKMQHMFESNLQATSQSAIYGNEVLTSVQEGHIAVQEQLRLAEVNRIAMSEVEKTVQELEESASRIATMTAYVSSIATQTTLLSLNASIEAARAGEAGRGFAVVAGEVKKLAEQSEQSVQHIFGAVGEITAAMGKVKNSVTQSIQLFAEQEQATGKTGESFSGIRHSVERISTSINQLTEDMQQSSELSAQVQQAIENISAITEQSAASSEEITASTAEQQRSFAEASTKVKTLRDISAEMHQELLRFRL is encoded by the coding sequence ATGAAATTGCAGGGAAAGCTGATAATGAATGCCGTAGTATCGTTACTGTTATGCCTTTTGCTTGTAGCCTATATCATTATTCAATTGCTGAGCATGAATGCCAAAAATCAAAATCTGGTGCCTGCCATGCTGAAGGTCACGGAGCTGAACGCTAACCAGATACAGACCGAGCAGGCGCTCGATGTGTACTCGTTCTCCATGACAGCTGGCAATCAGGATAATGTTGCACGCTTGCTGAATGAAGGTAAAACCATGGTAAAGCAGCTCACAGAAGGCTTGCTGGAAACGGATGAACAGCTTCGCCTGATCCAATCGATCCAAACCAAATTAACAGCTCTGGACACGGGCGCCACCGAAGCCATCACAGCCATGAACAGTTCGGACGCCAAACGTTTCAGCTCACGGGTCAAAGGCATACAAAATGATATCTATATTCTGGATGAGGTGACCCGGGATCGATATGACCAATACACAGTAAATCTTGAACAAGACATTCAGCGGACCTGGCAGATTGCTCTCGCCGGAGCCATCGTCCTGCTTGTCGCTGTCCTGCTGTTCAACATGTACACTTCACGAAAATTGGCGAGACGCATACGCAGCTTGAAGGAAGCAGCAGGACAAATTGCGAACGGCGATCTGACGCAGCAGCTTCCGGAGACACGAGGCAAAGATGAACTGGATGACTTAAACCGCTCCTTCTGCCTTATGACGGGAAACATTCGCAGTATCATTCAATCTATCGGTGCGGCAGGAAACCGTGTTGATGGGATGGCGCAGGACATTGATCGCGGCAATGATACCGTGCAGGCCATTGTGCAGCAGGTATCCCGAACGACCGAAGAGCTATCGATTGGCAGTCAGAAAATTGCTGAGGATCTAAGTGACACGGTCATGGTCGTGGACAAGATGCAGCATATGTTTGAAAGCAATCTTCAGGCGACTTCACAATCGGCCATCTATGGTAACGAAGTTTTGACTTCCGTGCAGGAGGGACACATTGCCGTACAGGAACAGCTTCGACTGGCTGAAGTAAACCGGATTGCCATGTCTGAGGTAGAAAAGACTGTCCAGGAATTGGAGGAGAGTGCCTCCCGGATCGCAACCATGACTGCTTATGTATCAAGCATTGCTACGCAGACAACCCTTCTGTCTCTGAACGCCTCCATCGAAGCAGCACGTGCAGGTGAAGCCGGACGTGGCTTTGCTGTCGTCGCGGGGGAAGTGAAGAAACTGGCCGAGCAATCCGAGCAATCGGTACAGCATATCTTTGGGGCTGTCGGTGAAATCACAGCGGCTATGGGCAAAGTGAAAAACTCTGTGACACAGAGCATTCAGCTCTTTGCAGAACAGGAGCAGGCCACCGGAAAAACCGGCGAATCCTTCTCTGGCATTCGTCACAGTGTAGAGCGAATCAGCACAAGCATTAACCAGCTTACGGAAGACATGCAGCAGTCCAGTGAGCTTAGCGCACAGGTTCAGCAGGCGATTGAAAATATAAGTGCCATTACGGAACAATCGGCCGCAAGCAGTGAGGAAATTACAGCTTCAACGGCCGAGCAACAACGTTCGTTCGCCGAAGCAAGCACTAAGGTGAAAACCCTGCGGGATATCAGTGCAGAGATGCATCAGGAGCTTTTACGGTTCCGGTTGTAG